ACTCTAAGTTGGGTTCAGAAACACCAAAGGACATTCCAAGAAGAAGTATAGAATATGGAAAGATATAGACATTTTCCAATGACATGGTGAATTTGTAGAACTGTAAGTTGCTCAGGATCATTAGAGGATAAACTGAGAGTAGGGTAGCAGGAAGAGGAGTCATAATGGACATTTGGTAGGctagaaaatgaagacatttcctaagggaaaagggaaatccttaaaatgttttcttaagcATGAGCATGACATGATGACATTGACATGGGATTTGGGGTGTAGTCTGCCACTCAGAGAGAGACATGGCACTTCACTTGTAGAGCACACTAAAAGCCGCCTCTTTGACTAGAGGGCTAACATTCCTGTTTCTCCTCTCTCCATGGTCATTTGGGAAACACCCCAGCGCGATGGCATTGGGGCAGAACTCCACCACGGTGACGAGGTTCATCCTGCTGGGCCTCACAGACCAGGCGGACCAAAAGCAGCTCTTCTTCGCCGTCTTCCTGTTGATCTACTCCATGACTCTGGTGGGAAATCTAGGCATGATGGAGCTGATCCGCACCAGCTCTGccctccacacccccatgtactacCTCCTGAGTGCACTCTCCTTCCTCGACATCTGCAATTCCTCCGTGTTCACCCCCCGGCTACTGATCAGCTTCCTCTCCACTGACCAGTCCATCTCCTTTGCAGGTTGTGTGGTCCAGATGGCCCTCATGTGTATCCACGGCACAGGGGAGTGTCTACTCCTGGCTATCATGGCCTATGACCGATACGTGGCCATCTGCCACCCTCTCCTCTACCACACCATCATGTCCAAGCGCTTGTGTGTGCAACTGGTGGGCCTCACCTATGCTGGGGGCGTGTTCATTTCAGCCATACAGACAGGGAATGTCTTCAGTTTGCCCTTCTGTGGCCCCAACATCATTGATCACTATTTCTGTGACATTCTCCCTGTGCTCCAACTGGCCTGCTCAGATCTCACTATAGCCCATGTCATCCTgctcttcttttctgctttggtCACTGTCCCCACGGTCTCAGTCATCCTGGTCTCTTACGCCTACATCCTGGTCACAATCTGCAGGATGAGGTCCCTAGAGGCTCAGCACAAGGCTTTCTCCACCTGTGCTTCCCACCTCACTGCCCTTTTCCTCTTCTACGGATCTGTGTTCCTTGTGTATATCCAACCCAACTCTGAGAACGCTTCTGCCTATAACAAGAATCTCTCTGTGTTCTACACCATTGTAATTCCTATGCTGAACCCCCTGGTCTACAGCCTAAGGAATAAAGATGTCAAGTCTGCTGTGCAAGCTAGGGTTCTTAACCTAAGCAGAAAAGGGATTTGCTTGA
This region of Tamandua tetradactyla isolate mTamTet1 chromosome 9, mTamTet1.pri, whole genome shotgun sequence genomic DNA includes:
- the LOC143645579 gene encoding olfactory receptor 5P55-like, which gives rise to MALGQNSTTVTRFILLGLTDQADQKQLFFAVFLLIYSMTLVGNLGMMELIRTSSALHTPMYYLLSALSFLDICNSSVFTPRLLISFLSTDQSISFAGCVVQMALMCIHGTGECLLLAIMAYDRYVAICHPLLYHTIMSKRLCVQLVGLTYAGGVFISAIQTGNVFSLPFCGPNIIDHYFCDILPVLQLAFILVSYAYILVTICRMRSLEAQHKAFSTCASHLTALFLFYGSVFLVYIQPNSENASAYNKNLSVFYTIVIPMLNPLVYSLRNKDVKSAVQARVLNLSRKGICLKDS